GTTCCACATCAACACCATCTTTTACAACAAGAGCATTATCTTGGTCTGTTTTAATTATCTGCTCATTTCTTCCTTCACTTCCCATAACTATAAGACAAGCATCTTTTTGTAACTCTTCAGGCACTATAAATTTATAGATTTTTCTATAAACTTTTGTATTTAATTGACCAATTAAATTAGAGATATGATTTACTTTTACACCCTTTGCATTAAGAGTTTTAACAGTATCTACAAGTTCTGTACTGGCTTCTTTTAAATCTTCTAGATTTTTTGCATTTTTGATTTTTGAATCAACCACATAAGTATGGTTTGCAAAGTGAGAAAGAACATCTATTTGTTCTAAAATCCCTACCATCTCTCCTTGAGAATTTACAACACCAACTCTTTTTATATTTTTCTTAATAAGTAAAGTAAGTGCTTCAAAAAGATAGTCATCAAGATTAACACTTAAAATAGGATAAATAGCTATCTCTTCAACTGGAATGTTTAAGTCTCTACCTTCTAATAAAACTTTTATTTTAAGTAAAGAATCTGTGATAATTCCATACTCATTATTTTCACCTTTTACAATAATTGTAGAAGTGTTTTGTTTCATTGATTTATCGATTGCATCAATAAGTTTTGTTCCTTTTTCTACAGAACAAGGAGGGTGTAAAATAGTATCTTCAACTTTTGCAATCATAAATGAAGATAATTCAGAAGCATACTCTTTATCTTTTAGAGTTTGAAATTTATTTACAAGATTATTTAAAAAGAAATCTTTAAAACCATCATTTTTTTCAATAAGTTCTAAAAATATATCTTTTTCAATTTCATAACAGATTAAATCTTCATAGACTCTAAATGAATTATCAGTTTTACTATAAATAAGTGAGTTTGCATCAAATGAGTCTTGATAATGGTAGTCCATTAATACTTCATCTTCTTTATATTCATGAACAATTCCTTTAATAATTACAAAAAAGTGTTCGGGTATTTTTTCAGGTGTTATTAGAATCTCATCTTTTGCATAATAAGCAATATCCATATGTCTAATACACTTATCCATTTGTTCTTCAGTTAATAACTCAAAGGGATGGATATTTGAAAGAAAGGCTTTTTGGTCTCGAAGACTCATAAGAGAATCCTTTATAATATTTTTTTACATTATTATATTCTATGACACAAATTCTTATAGTAATGTAAAAAAATATTTTATTTTAAAAGTAAAAAAGCCAACCCGAGGGTTGACTTTAGTTTTAGTGGTCGTGAGCTTCACCAGCGTTATTCGGAAGTCTAATTTGCTCAACTAGATCTTGAATTTCTTGTGGTGGCTCTGGAGTCATTCTAGATACTACAATCGCAACGATTAAGTGTAGAATTGTACCAATTGTACCAATACCAGTTGGGTGAATTCCTAAGAAATAATCTTCTGGTTTTCCACCTAAGAATACGAAGTATACAATGTATCCAAATGTGAAGATTAAACCAGTTAAAATACCAGCAATTGCACCTTCTTTGTTCATTCTCTTATCAAATACCCCAAGGATAATTGTTGGGAAGAATGCTGCTGCTGCAAGTCCGAATGCGAAAGCAACAACTTGTGCAACGAAACCTGGAGGGTTAATTCCTAAGTAACCTGCAATACAAATTGCAACTACCGCTGAAATTCTTGCCCACATTAACTCTGATTTCTCAGTTAATTTAGATTTTCCAGTTTCTGGATCTCTAAAAATTACTTGTCCCATTAAATCGTGAGAAATTGCAGAAGCAATAACAAGTAATAAACCTGCTGCTGTAGATAATGCTGCTGCAAGACCCCCAGCTGCGATGAATGCAATTACCCAGTTAGGTAAGTTAGCAATCTCTGGATTTGCAAGTACCATGATATCTCTATCTACATAAAGCTCATTTTCAATTTTACCAGTGTTTGCAGATGGTTTACCATTAGTAGTAACTCTCTCACCATGCTCACCAACTTTATCACCATCAAATGTAGGTTTACCACCTTTACCTTCGAAAGCAGCTCCTGGAGCATATTGAATTTTACCATCACCATTTCTATCAGTCCACGCTAATAATCCACCATGCTCCCAAGTTTTAAACCAAGAACCATTATTTGGAGTTCCATCCGCATGCTTTAACTCACCGTTTACAAATGCTGCATATTCAACATTTTGAACGTTTTTGATTAAGTTTAATCTTGAGAAAGCAGAAACAGCAGAAATAGTTGTATACATAATAGCAATGAATACTAATGCCCAACCAGCTGAAATTCTAGCATCTTGTACAGTTGGAACTGTAAAGAATCTAACAATAACGTGTGGTAAACCAGCAGTACCAAGCATTAATGCAGTTGTTAACATGAACATATTCCATAAGTTACCTGGCTCACTATATGCTTTAAATCCTAAATCTGTAACAGCTGTATCAAGAGCATGTAGCAGATAGGTTCCTTCAGGAATTGTTTTTACCCCATCATGGAATTCAAAAGATGTAGTACCAAAAATACCTAATTGAGGTAAAAATGTATCAGTAACTTGTAATGATAAGAAAATTGCAGGAATCATGTATGCAAAAATCATAACAACATATTGTGCAACTTGAGTATAAGTAATACCTTTCATACCTCCAAGTACAGAGTAAATAAATACGATTGCCATACCAATAACAACACCTGTATTTACATCAACTTGTAAGAATCTAGAGAATACAATACCAACCCCTCTCATTTGTCCCGCAACATATGTAAATGATACGAAGATAACTGAGATAACTGCAACAGTTCTTGCAACGTTTGAGTAATATCTATCACCAACGAAATCTGGAACTGTAAATTTACCAAACTTTCTTAAATAAGGAGCTAATAGCATAGCAAGTAGAACGTATCCACCTGTCCATCCCATTAAATAAGCACCACCATCAGAACCTTTGAATGCAATAATACCTGCTAACGAAATAAATGAAGCAGCTGACATCCAGTCTGCAGCAGTTGCCATACCATTTGCTACTGGGTGAACACCTCCACCAGCTACGTAGAAATCTTTAGTAGATCCTGCTTTTGCCCAAAGTGCAATACCAATATATACTGCAAATGAAATACCTACAAATAGGTAAATTAATGATTGTAATTCCATCTTAATAACTCCTATTCGTGTACGCCATATTTTTCATCAATCGCTGTCATTTTTGCAACGTATACAAAAATAAGGATTACGAAAACATAGATAGACCCTTGTTGGGCAAACCAGAAACCTAATTTAACACCACTAATTTCAATAGTATTAAGTTCATTTATGAATAAAATTCCACAACCAAAAGAAACAACAAACCATACTACTAATAACTTAAGAATAGTAGAAATGTTTTCTTTCCAATAAGCTTGAGCTTTTTCTGGACTCATAAGTACTCCTTTTTAAGTTTTACTAAAAAGAATAAATCTTTTTCAGTAATTCAACATTGTAAGTATAATAGTTGATTGTAGCAAAAGGGTAGCAATTAAAAAAAAATTATAAAAAAATTTATATTTCGTAGGATGAACGTAGCATTTAGGCTCTCAAAGAGCCTATTTAAGGGATTTTTTAAACAGAATAATATCTGTCAATTTTATAGCCTAAACCTCTGATATTTTTAATAAAATCCTCTTTTAGAGCTTTTTTTAATCTTGAAATTTCTGCTCTTATAGTAGGATTATCAATATTTTCCCCTCCCCAAATGTCAACTCTAAATCTTTCAAAGTCAACAATCATATTGATATTTAGGGCTAAGATATGAATAATATCTAATTGTTTTTTTGTTAGTGTTTGTGGTTCACCATTAAAATATAGAGTTTTTTCAGTTTTAGAGTAAGAGTAATTTTCTGAAAATCTAATATGAGTGGTATTGCTTTGGTCTTTTTTTAGGATTTGATTTATTTTAATTCCTAACTCTTCTAAATGAAAAGGTTTCTTAATATACTCTCTACAGCCTAAGTCATATGCTTTTGTAATATCTTCAATATCTAAAAGTGCAGAAATGTATATTGTTGGAATATATATTTTTTTGCTATTTAGTTCTTGTAAGATTTCAAATCCATCTTTTTTTGGTACATTTATATCAAGCACTAAAAGATCAAAAGAGGAATCAACATTGTCAATTACATCTTCACCATTTGTGTAACTTTCAACCATATGCCCAATATCTTTTAAATACTCAGATATTGCATTGTTTAACATTATTTCATCTTCAAGAAGTAGTATTTTCATTTATTCTAAACCTATACGTAAATTTTGTATCTCTATCGTTTGAATCAAGATTAATTATAACTAAATTTTTATCACATATTTCTTTTACTATTCTAAGTCCTAATCCAAAGCCACCACGAGAATTATTCTCTCTATAGAAGTCACTAAAGATTTTATCTTTATTCTCAATTTTGTCTGAATTTGTTTTTACAGAGAAATCGACAATATCGTCATTAAAGTAAGTAAGTTTTATATAAATAGGTGATTTAGCTTTTGAATATTTTATAGCATTTGAAATGTTATTATCAACAATTCTTTGCAGTTCTGTTTTATTAAATTTAATATATATCTCTTCATCAATATTGTTTATAAAATATAAGTTATTTGCAGTTGCTATACTATCAAAAAAGTTTAATCTTTCATTTAAGTATTCTGAAAAATTAATATACTCTTTTGGGTAGTCAACTCTATCTTTTTTAATTAAATATGATAAGTCATCATATATATATTGAATAATCTTTGCGCCACTTTCAATATTAGATATATATTTATTTGTAGGAGTATGTCTTTTTAAAAGGTCTATGTTTGTTCTAATAATAGATAAAGGAGTATTAACTTCATGAACAGAGTTCTTTAAAAATCTTTTTTGAGAATCAAGAAGATTACTTAACTCTTTTGTTTGTTCATTTACTTTCTCTTCAAGATGTTTATTGATACCTTCTAGCATTTGGTTTTTGTCTTTAATATTATGCATAGCATCATAAGCGTAGTTCGCAATTACTTTAAACTCTCCAAAGATAAGCCTATTTTGACTAATTCTTGTATCTGATTTTTGTGTCTCTTTAAAATATTTTCCAATCTCTTTAACATCATTTACAATTAAAATAGTTGCATTTTTATAAATAAAAATAGAGTAAAGAACAAGCATTATTGTTAAAGACATAATTTGAAGAATATAATTAGAGATTTTTTCATCATGCTCTTGTCTTTTCTCTTTGATTAAAGTATCAATTTCATCTAAATAGATACCTTTGCCTATTGTCCAATTCCAAGGTGAATATGATAGGGCATAAGAGATTTTAAGAGCTTCGTCTTTTAATTCAGGTTTATACCAGATATATTTTACAAAACCACCTTTTTTATTTTGAGAAATATCAATTAACTCTTTTATTACTCTTTTGCCTGTTGGGTCTGTGAATTCATAAAGATTTTTCCCTATATTATTTCTTGAAATAGGGTAGTATATAGAAGTTCCTTCAAAATTGTAGATGAAAACATAGTCATTTATATTTTCATCTTCTCTCATCATCTCTATTGCATGAAGAACATCATTTTTTATCTCTTCTTCACTTTTTGTACCCTTATATTTATTATGATAATAATCTATAAATTTAACGGTTTTTTTTATATCGGCTTCTATTAAATCTTTTTGTTTACTAAAATAATCACTTTTC
This sequence is a window from Halarcobacter bivalviorum. Protein-coding genes within it:
- a CDS encoding cache domain-containing protein; its protein translation is MIRAKSLYHLILYSIIFIIFLTSSFTFIIIDNAFDDFNEKIQIMKSDYFSKQKDLIEADIKKTVKFIDYYHNKYKGTKSEEEIKNDVLHAIEMMREDENINDYVFIYNFEGTSIYYPISRNNIGKNLYEFTDPTGKRVIKELIDISQNKKGGFVKYIWYKPELKDEALKISYALSYSPWNWTIGKGIYLDEIDTLIKEKRQEHDEKISNYILQIMSLTIMLVLYSIFIYKNATILIVNDVKEIGKYFKETQKSDTRISQNRLIFGEFKVIANYAYDAMHNIKDKNQMLEGINKHLEEKVNEQTKELSNLLDSQKRFLKNSVHEVNTPLSIIRTNIDLLKRHTPTNKYISNIESGAKIIQYIYDDLSYLIKKDRVDYPKEYINFSEYLNERLNFFDSIATANNLYFINNIDEEIYIKFNKTELQRIVDNNISNAIKYSKAKSPIYIKLTYFNDDIVDFSVKTNSDKIENKDKIFSDFYRENNSRGGFGLGLRIVKEICDKNLVIINLDSNDRDTKFTYRFRINENTTS
- a CDS encoding sodium:solute symporter family protein; translation: MELQSLIYLFVGISFAVYIGIALWAKAGSTKDFYVAGGGVHPVANGMATAADWMSAASFISLAGIIAFKGSDGGAYLMGWTGGYVLLAMLLAPYLRKFGKFTVPDFVGDRYYSNVARTVAVISVIFVSFTYVAGQMRGVGIVFSRFLQVDVNTGVVIGMAIVFIYSVLGGMKGITYTQVAQYVVMIFAYMIPAIFLSLQVTDTFLPQLGIFGTTSFEFHDGVKTIPEGTYLLHALDTAVTDLGFKAYSEPGNLWNMFMLTTALMLGTAGLPHVIVRFFTVPTVQDARISAGWALVFIAIMYTTISAVSAFSRLNLIKNVQNVEYAAFVNGELKHADGTPNNGSWFKTWEHGGLLAWTDRNGDGKIQYAPGAAFEGKGGKPTFDGDKVGEHGERVTTNGKPSANTGKIENELYVDRDIMVLANPEIANLPNWVIAFIAAGGLAAALSTAAGLLLVIASAISHDLMGQVIFRDPETGKSKLTEKSELMWARISAVVAICIAGYLGINPPGFVAQVVAFAFGLAAAAFFPTIILGVFDKRMNKEGAIAGILTGLIFTFGYIVYFVFLGGKPEDYFLGIHPTGIGTIGTILHLIVAIVVSRMTPEPPQEIQDLVEQIRLPNNAGEAHDH
- a CDS encoding DUF294 nucleotidyltransferase-like domain-containing protein; translated protein: MSLRDQKAFLSNIHPFELLTEEQMDKCIRHMDIAYYAKDEILITPEKIPEHFFVIIKGIVHEYKEDEVLMDYHYQDSFDANSLIYSKTDNSFRVYEDLICYEIEKDIFLELIEKNDGFKDFFLNNLVNKFQTLKDKEYASELSSFMIAKVEDTILHPPCSVEKGTKLIDAIDKSMKQNTSTIIVKGENNEYGIITDSLLKIKVLLEGRDLNIPVEEIAIYPILSVNLDDYLFEALTLLIKKNIKRVGVVNSQGEMVGILEQIDVLSHFANHTYVVDSKIKNAKNLEDLKEASTELVDTVKTLNAKGVKVNHISNLIGQLNTKVYRKIYKFIVPEELQKDACLIVMGSEGRNEQIIKTDQDNALVVKDGVDVEQYRPYMKEITETLIDFGYPPCEGNIMVSNPFWCKTVNEYKRETARWIEAPDMQNYMDLAIFFDSFAVAGDKELLINLKDDLFNKLHDKDVFMAYFAKATLTFDTPSTVANFMTKTYNIDVKKTGVFPIVQGIRSLSLRERIRETTTVKRIKILQEMKVLENETANELLEAFDVLNTLRLKAHLQKIQDGKKINNEIDTHALGKIERDLLKDSFKIVNNFKKFIVYTFKIDKIS
- a CDS encoding response regulator transcription factor — translated: MKILLLEDEIMLNNAISEYLKDIGHMVESYTNGEDVIDNVDSSFDLLVLDINVPKKDGFEILQELNSKKIYIPTIYISALLDIEDITKAYDLGCREYIKKPFHLEELGIKINQILKKDQSNTTHIRFSENYSYSKTEKTLYFNGEPQTLTKKQLDIIHILALNINMIVDFERFRVDIWGGENIDNPTIRAEISRLKKALKEDFIKNIRGLGYKIDRYYSV
- a CDS encoding DUF4212 domain-containing protein — protein: MSPEKAQAYWKENISTILKLLVVWFVVSFGCGILFINELNTIEISGVKLGFWFAQQGSIYVFVILIFVYVAKMTAIDEKYGVHE